A genome region from Alteripontixanthobacter maritimus includes the following:
- a CDS encoding D-alanyl-D-alanine carboxypeptidase family protein, giving the protein MPVFAQDRADFAPPTQEQAPIALMVDLSTGQTLHSRAADRRFIPASITKVMTLFLAFELMEEGKLRTTQRFSVSPQAFEEWHRKGSTMFLAHDGKPTVGELLTGIATVSANDGSIVLAEGAAGSVPNWVAMMNRKAREIGMTNSRFGTPNGWPDEGHTFVTARDLATLAGTLIERHPQLFAQYFGQSGMRYNGIAQDNHDPITGKVAGADGMKTGFTNEAGYGFLGTAERDGRRLVMVVAGSPRSRIRNDAARSFMEWGFDAFDLRRYFAAGERVASVRVQNGSMSRLDLVSARSVAIVVPKGTNPALKLSVRYEGPLEAPILPDEAVARLHWQVDGIPAHSVPLIADKPVAKASFLRRILNGFAAWFA; this is encoded by the coding sequence GTGCCTGTGTTCGCGCAGGACAGGGCAGACTTTGCGCCGCCGACACAGGAACAGGCACCGATCGCGCTGATGGTCGATCTGTCGACCGGGCAAACGCTGCATTCGCGCGCTGCCGACCGGCGTTTTATCCCGGCTTCCATCACCAAGGTCATGACGCTGTTTCTGGCTTTCGAGCTTATGGAGGAGGGTAAGCTGCGCACTACGCAGCGCTTTTCCGTATCGCCGCAAGCGTTCGAAGAATGGCACCGGAAGGGCTCCACCATGTTTCTCGCCCATGACGGGAAGCCCACCGTGGGGGAACTGCTGACGGGGATCGCGACGGTTTCAGCCAATGATGGATCGATAGTGCTGGCCGAAGGTGCCGCAGGATCCGTTCCGAACTGGGTTGCGATGATGAACCGCAAGGCGCGTGAAATCGGCATGACCAATAGCCGCTTCGGCACTCCCAATGGTTGGCCTGACGAAGGCCACACCTTCGTGACCGCTCGTGACCTCGCTACACTTGCTGGCACTTTGATCGAGCGCCATCCGCAGTTGTTTGCCCAGTATTTCGGGCAATCGGGCATGCGCTACAATGGGATCGCGCAAGATAATCACGACCCGATTACTGGCAAGGTCGCAGGCGCTGACGGCATGAAAACCGGCTTCACGAACGAGGCTGGTTACGGCTTTTTAGGCACGGCAGAACGGGACGGGCGCAGATTGGTGATGGTAGTGGCCGGTTCTCCGCGTTCCCGGATACGCAACGATGCTGCGCGCAGTTTCATGGAGTGGGGCTTCGACGCGTTCGACCTGCGACGCTATTTTGCAGCGGGAGAGCGCGTTGCTTCGGTACGGGTCCAAAATGGCAGTATGTCCAGACTGGATCTCGTCTCCGCGCGCTCGGTTGCCATCGTGGTACCGAAAGGCACCAACCCGGCACTGAAGCTATCTGTACGCTACGAAGGCCCGCTGGAAGCGCCGATCCTGCCGGACGAAGCGGTGGCCCGCCTGCATTGGCAGGTCGATGGAATACCGGCCCATTCGGTGCCTCTGATCGCGGATAAGCCGGTCGCAAAGGCGTCTTTTCTGCGGCGTATCCTTAACGGCTTTGCCGCGTGGTTCGCATGA
- the tmk gene encoding dTMP kinase, producing the protein MKKGLFLAFEGGEGTGKSTQSRLLVEHLRAGGYDVVHTREPGGTPGAEAVRTLLLDPPGEGWGARAEALLFAAARADHVEKLIHPALDAGKIVVCDRFVGSSLAYQGGAGGLGRDAILDLHSFGSEGLIPDAMLIVSVPPAEAAQRLAARDGNDSDAIGGRDEAYHAAVAKHFELLAAQDNPSTIAIDGTGKPDAVQARILTAISPLLKDRQ; encoded by the coding sequence ATGAAAAAAGGTCTGTTCCTCGCTTTCGAGGGCGGTGAGGGGACCGGCAAGTCCACTCAGTCGCGGTTGTTAGTGGAACACCTGCGCGCAGGCGGGTACGATGTCGTGCATACGCGCGAACCGGGCGGGACACCGGGAGCAGAGGCCGTCAGGACACTATTGCTCGACCCGCCGGGGGAAGGGTGGGGCGCACGGGCAGAAGCCCTATTGTTCGCCGCCGCACGCGCCGACCATGTGGAAAAGCTTATCCACCCGGCGCTCGATGCCGGAAAGATCGTGGTGTGCGACAGGTTCGTCGGCTCATCGCTGGCGTATCAGGGCGGGGCAGGGGGGCTGGGCCGAGACGCGATACTCGATCTACACTCTTTTGGCAGCGAAGGGTTGATACCCGACGCCATGTTGATCGTGTCTGTTCCTCCTGCCGAGGCGGCGCAGCGCCTCGCCGCACGCGATGGCAACGATAGCGATGCGATCGGGGGCCGCGACGAGGCGTATCACGCAGCCGTGGCCAAGCACTTCGAACTACTTGCGGCGCAAGACAATCCCTCGACAATTGCGATTGACGGCACGGGGAAGCCCGACGCGGTGCAGGCCCGTATTCTGACCGCCATTTCGCCTCTGCTGAAAGATCGCCAGTGA
- a CDS encoding DNA polymerase III subunit delta': MTLIGHEQPLRQWRDALAGARMHHAWLLAGKQGVGKRHFAEEAAADLVRSGGGGDSDGLTNVASHPDIHILTHLPKDDKENAKREKGEPYERKRNIPVGQIRAMQQRLNTRPTMGSRRAIIIDPADDMEAGASNALLKSLEEPPEGTFFLLVAHRPAQLLPTIRSRCRLLRFPTLADAEMQRVLADHAPEAGADARSAAISAAAGSPGAALDFLTLNLGKVDAAIRRILAEGDDDFSRRGDLSREIGGRPSRKRIQAVLDLACGALARAAPDAAGSNRIAMIDAHDALVRLSGEVSTYNYDAGLLAMEIGTLLANAAPHRDRAHG, translated from the coding sequence GTGACACTGATAGGTCACGAGCAACCTCTGCGCCAATGGCGTGATGCGCTTGCGGGTGCGCGGATGCATCACGCCTGGCTGCTTGCCGGCAAACAGGGCGTGGGCAAGCGGCATTTTGCGGAAGAGGCGGCGGCCGATCTCGTTCGTTCGGGCGGAGGAGGGGATAGCGACGGTTTAACGAACGTTGCGAGCCACCCCGATATCCATATCCTCACCCATCTGCCGAAGGATGATAAGGAGAATGCCAAGCGCGAAAAAGGCGAGCCCTACGAGCGCAAGCGCAACATCCCGGTCGGGCAAATCCGCGCAATGCAGCAACGCCTGAACACCCGCCCGACCATGGGAAGCAGGCGCGCTATTATTATCGATCCCGCAGACGACATGGAGGCGGGCGCGTCCAATGCGCTTCTAAAGAGCTTGGAAGAACCGCCGGAAGGCACCTTTTTCCTGCTCGTCGCACATCGGCCCGCGCAGCTGTTGCCCACGATCCGGTCACGCTGCCGGTTGTTGCGTTTTCCCACTTTGGCCGATGCCGAAATGCAACGTGTACTTGCCGATCACGCGCCGGAAGCCGGTGCCGATGCCCGAAGCGCGGCGATTTCGGCGGCGGCAGGTTCGCCCGGCGCTGCGCTGGACTTCCTCACGCTAAACCTTGGCAAGGTCGATGCTGCAATCCGCCGCATTTTGGCAGAGGGCGACGATGATTTCAGTCGCCGCGGCGATCTCTCCCGCGAAATTGGCGGCCGTCCGTCACGCAAACGCATTCAGGCCGTACTCGATCTGGCTTGCGGCGCACTTGCCCGCGCTGCGCCCGACGCCGCCGGTTCCAACCGCATCGCAATGATCGACGCGCATGACGCGCTGGTGCGATTGAGCGGCGAAGTTTCGACCTACAATTACGACGCTGGATTGCTGGCGATGGAAATCGGCACCTTGCTCGCCAATGCTGCACCGCATAGGGACCGCGCCCATGGCTGA
- the metG gene encoding methionine--tRNA ligase: MAEPFYITTAISYPNGRPHIGHAYEAIAADVIARFQRAKGRDVRFQTGTDEHGLKMARKAEEQGKTARELADEMSGYFKAMCDALDVSYDRFIRTVEPDHHHASQAIWQAMEASGDLYLDRYEGWYSVRDEAYYDESELTDGADGEKLSPQGTPVEWTREESWFFRLSNYQDKLLALLDDDAFLRPESRRNEMKAFVSGGLRDLSISRTSFDWGVPVPGSDGHVMYVWVDALTNYLTGLGYPRMDGDMAKYWPADLHLIGKDIVRFHSVYWPAFLMSAGLPLPKQVFGHGFLLNRGEKESKSVGNVTDPVLLAETFGVDALRYFLMREVAFGQDGSYSPEAIVTRANAELANSFGNLAQRSLSMIYKNLDGKLNAGYARHADDIALADEVAGRIAAMKNRFETLAFSDGLEEWMRAVFACNAYVDEQAPWALKKSDPARMEAVLMTLLRCTRDLAIAVRPVVPAGSDRMLDQIGVPKDARDYAALSDENWFAALAQSGFVLGKPEGIFPRLDLPESEAA, translated from the coding sequence ATGGCTGAGCCCTTCTACATTACGACCGCGATCTCCTATCCCAACGGACGCCCGCATATTGGCCACGCCTACGAGGCGATCGCCGCAGACGTCATCGCGCGTTTCCAGCGGGCCAAGGGCCGCGACGTACGGTTCCAGACGGGCACGGACGAACATGGTTTGAAAATGGCGCGCAAGGCCGAGGAGCAGGGTAAGACCGCCCGCGAACTGGCCGACGAAATGAGCGGGTATTTCAAGGCTATGTGCGACGCTCTTGATGTGTCGTATGACCGATTTATCCGCACGGTCGAACCAGACCATCACCATGCCAGCCAGGCTATCTGGCAGGCGATGGAAGCCAGCGGCGACCTGTATCTCGATCGCTACGAAGGTTGGTACTCCGTCCGGGACGAGGCCTATTACGACGAAAGCGAATTAACTGACGGAGCAGACGGCGAAAAACTTTCTCCGCAAGGCACGCCGGTCGAATGGACCAGGGAGGAAAGCTGGTTCTTCCGGCTGTCGAACTATCAGGACAAACTGCTCGCTTTGCTGGATGACGATGCCTTCCTGCGTCCTGAAAGCCGGCGTAATGAGATGAAAGCGTTTGTATCGGGCGGTTTGCGCGACCTTTCGATCAGTCGAACCAGTTTCGATTGGGGGGTGCCGGTACCGGGCAGCGATGGGCACGTCATGTATGTGTGGGTCGATGCTCTGACCAACTACCTCACCGGCCTCGGCTACCCCCGGATGGACGGTGATATGGCGAAATACTGGCCGGCGGATCTGCATCTCATCGGCAAGGATATAGTGCGGTTTCATAGCGTCTACTGGCCGGCGTTCCTGATGAGCGCAGGTCTGCCGCTGCCCAAGCAAGTGTTCGGCCACGGATTCCTCCTCAACCGGGGAGAAAAGGAAAGCAAATCGGTCGGCAATGTCACCGATCCGGTGCTGCTGGCCGAGACGTTCGGCGTCGATGCCTTGCGCTATTTTCTAATGCGCGAAGTGGCATTCGGGCAGGATGGCAGTTACTCGCCCGAAGCAATCGTAACACGCGCGAATGCCGAACTTGCCAACAGTTTCGGCAATCTGGCGCAGCGCAGCCTTTCCATGATTTACAAGAATTTGGATGGCAAACTTAACGCGGGTTACGCCCGGCACGCGGATGATATCGCCTTAGCGGATGAGGTGGCCGGGCGGATCGCCGCAATGAAGAACCGGTTTGAAACACTGGCCTTCAGCGATGGCCTGGAAGAGTGGATGCGCGCCGTCTTTGCCTGCAACGCCTATGTCGACGAACAGGCTCCTTGGGCGCTGAAGAAATCCGATCCCGCGCGGATGGAGGCGGTGTTGATGACGCTGCTGCGTTGTACCCGTGATCTTGCCATCGCCGTGCGGCCAGTGGTTCCCGCGGGCAGCGACCGGATGCTGGATCAGATTGGCGTTCCGAAAGACGCTCGGGATTATGCCGCGCTGTCCGACGAGAATTGGTTTGCGGCCTTGGCGCAAAGCGGCTTCGTGCTTGGCAAGCCGGAAGGCATCTTCCCACGTCTCGACCTGCCTGAAAGTGAAGCGGCGTGA
- a CDS encoding TatD family hydrolase yields the protein MLVDSHCHLEYKGIVEDQAVVIDRAREAGVGTFLNISTRRSEWEQVVGTAEREHDIYATVGIHPHEADAHENLGADILRAATRNDRVVGIGETGLDYYYDKSDRAVQQALFRMHIGIARETGLPLIIHTRDAEDDTAAILADEMEKGAFPALIHCFTASADFGRKVLDLGLSISISGIVTFKNAKDLQDVARDLPADRMLVETDSPFLAPVPNRGKPCEPAFVRDTAQFLADLRGETLEDLASNTTRNFFKLFDKARMPT from the coding sequence ATGCTCGTCGATAGCCATTGCCACCTTGAATATAAGGGAATTGTCGAGGATCAGGCAGTAGTAATCGATCGCGCACGTGAGGCCGGGGTAGGGACCTTCCTCAACATCTCCACCCGCCGCAGCGAATGGGAGCAGGTCGTCGGCACGGCGGAACGCGAGCACGACATCTACGCCACCGTCGGCATTCACCCGCACGAGGCGGATGCGCATGAGAATTTAGGCGCGGATATTCTTCGTGCGGCAACCCGGAACGATCGCGTGGTCGGGATCGGTGAAACCGGGCTGGATTATTATTACGACAAGTCCGATCGGGCGGTTCAGCAGGCGCTCTTTCGAATGCATATCGGCATCGCCCGCGAAACCGGGCTGCCACTTATCATCCACACTCGCGATGCCGAGGACGACACGGCGGCGATCCTCGCCGATGAAATGGAGAAGGGCGCCTTTCCGGCATTGATCCACTGCTTTACGGCTTCGGCAGATTTCGGCCGCAAGGTGCTCGATCTCGGATTATCGATCTCCATCTCCGGTATCGTCACGTTCAAGAATGCCAAGGATTTGCAGGATGTCGCGCGCGACCTTCCGGCAGACCGGATGCTGGTCGAGACGGACAGCCCGTTCCTCGCGCCGGTACCAAATCGCGGCAAGCCTTGCGAACCTGCCTTCGTGCGCGACACAGCACAGTTCCTTGCCGATCTACGAGGCGAGACACTTGAGGATCTGGCGTCAAATACCACCCGCAACTTCTTTAAACTATTCGATAAAGCCAGGATGCCGACGTGA
- a CDS encoding MBL fold metallo-hydrolase, giving the protein MKLIMLGSGTSTGVPRVGNDWGECDPSEPRNRRSRVSIIVESKAGKRILVDTSPDLRMQMLDNNIKRIDAVFWTHDHADHVHGIDDLRVLRYDRSGPIPGYAGEETARRLRKRFDYVFEGQFGYQTIVEMNALERVRLCNGFAVDWCTMPHGPARSTAFRFENDGRSIGYATDFSAITDEMLRTLSGVDLLVSDCLRRRPHPTHAHLDMALELAKRTKARRTVLTHLDKSMDYATLRDELPKGIMPGFDGLEMMA; this is encoded by the coding sequence GTGAAACTGATCATGCTTGGCTCGGGCACCTCGACCGGGGTGCCGCGTGTCGGCAACGATTGGGGGGAATGCGATCCCTCCGAACCACGCAACCGCCGAAGCAGGGTTTCCATTATCGTCGAAAGCAAGGCCGGTAAGCGTATCCTGGTCGATACGTCACCCGATTTGCGAATGCAGATGCTGGACAACAACATCAAACGGATCGACGCGGTGTTCTGGACCCATGATCATGCCGATCATGTTCACGGTATCGATGATTTGCGCGTCCTTCGCTATGATCGAAGTGGGCCCATACCAGGCTATGCCGGGGAAGAAACCGCCCGACGCCTGCGCAAGCGCTTCGACTATGTGTTCGAAGGACAATTCGGCTACCAGACAATCGTCGAGATGAATGCGCTTGAGCGGGTCAGGCTGTGCAACGGTTTTGCCGTTGATTGGTGCACTATGCCGCATGGTCCTGCGCGCAGCACAGCCTTTCGATTCGAAAATGATGGCAGGTCAATCGGTTACGCGACTGACTTTAGTGCAATTACCGACGAAATGTTGCGCACATTATCGGGGGTCGACCTGCTGGTAAGCGATTGTCTGCGCAGGCGGCCGCATCCAACGCACGCGCATCTCGATATGGCGCTGGAATTGGCCAAGCGAACAAAAGCCCGCCGCACCGTGCTGACCCATCTCGACAAAAGTATGGACTATGCCACCTTGCGAGACGAGCTGCCGAAAGGCATCATGCCCGGGTTCGACGGGTTGGAGATGATGGCATGA